The sequence below is a genomic window from Vibrio spartinae.
CGTATTACCCGTTCTTCGATGATTGAATTTAGCCATCGTGACCACGTTGAAACACTGCGCGCATGTGGTGTCAGCCGTCCGCTGGTGAATTTTAAATACCTGTTACGTTTAAGTGCTTCTGCGCCATTGACTATTTTAGGGCTCGAGTTTGCCTCTTTGATTGGTAATGCTTTCGTCGTGGAAATGGTGTTTTCGTGGCCGGGTGTAGCCAGTTATGGCGTTCGTTCTATCCTGCATAAAGACTTTAATGCGGTTGTTGGTGTTGTCTTGGTTTCTGGCGTGTTTTTCATCGTAGCAAACCTTCTTATCGACTTTGTTATTGGTCTTGTTGACCCACGAGTGAAGCTTAAAGGGAAGTCATAGCATATGAGTAACTCAGATACACATTTGCCAAATGGGTCGGAGGAGTTTGCTCCGGAAACGGCAAGTAAACAGTACACAAATTTTGGACGAGCCTGGTACCGTTTCACCCGTAATCATACCGCAGTCATCGGTTTATTCATTGTTGTTAGTGTGTTGCTGCTGGCGATATTTGCTCCGTTATTGGCACCATACCCGGAACACGCAGGTAGCTTCGTTAATTTCAGAGCACGTCACTCAGCCCCAAGTTTAGAGTACTTTATGGGGACTGATAACGTCGGCCGCGATATTTTCAGCCGCGTGATTTACGGATACCGCATCTCGCTCTCATTAGTCGTTGGTGTTCTTGCTATCTCTGTGCCTATTGGTGTTCTGCTTGGTATCGTTGCGGCTTACGCAGGCGGTTGGGTTGAGCAGGTCATTATGCGTTTCAACGACATGCTACTTGCTGTCCCACCACTGGCACTTGCTCTGGCCATCACATCGATTCTTGAGCCAAACCTTGTTAACGCCATGATTGCGATCTCTTTCTTGTGGTGGAATTGGCATTGCCGACTGATTTACCGTCTGGCGAAAAGTCTGGTGACAGAGGATTTTGTAGAAGCCGCTCGTTTAAGTGGTGCGTCTCACTGGCATATTATTTCTAAAGAAATTCTGCCTAACTGTATTGCTGCTATTAGCGTTAAAACGACGCTGGATGCTGGATTCGTCATCCTGTTTGGAGCAACGCTAAGCTTCCTGGGGCTTGGTGTACAACCACCGACACCGGATCTTGGCACCATGGTCTCTACCGGATCAAGTTACTTACCAGAATACTGGTGGGAAGCGATTATGCCGGGTCTTGCAATCTTATATGCCATCTTGGGATTCAACCTGCTTGGTGATGGATTACGTGATTTCTTTGATGTTGAGGTATAAACATGCACTTGATAGAAATTAATAACCTCAATCTTGCTTTTAAGGTGTACGGCGGGACCAGAAAGGTACTGCATAATGTTTCTATTAACATGAAGCCGGGTGAACGCGTTGCACTGATTGGTGAATCAGGTTCAGGCAAAAGTGTCACCAGTAAGTTCTTAATCGGCACCTTGAATGATAGCCAGACCGTTGTCGAAAGTGGCGAACTGAAAGTTAACGGCAAAGACGCATTAAGCATGAGCTCGGTTGAGCGAGAAGCGCTTAAAGGCTCGGTTATGTCGATGATTCAGCAAGATCCACAAACATCGTTTAACCCAGTGTTCCGCATTGGGACTCACTTGGACGATATTATGAAGGCCGGTGACAAGCTGATGCATATCTCAAGCAGTGCTGCGAAGAGAAAGTCACATATTCTGGATGTGCTTAAGAAAGTAAAGCTGTTAGAGCCTGAACGTGTGTACTCATCTTATCCTTGGCAGTTGTCAGGCGGAATGCGTCAAAGGGTTTTGATTGCG
It includes:
- a CDS encoding ABC transporter permease: MSNSDTHLPNGSEEFAPETASKQYTNFGRAWYRFTRNHTAVIGLFIVVSVLLLAIFAPLLAPYPEHAGSFVNFRARHSAPSLEYFMGTDNVGRDIFSRVIYGYRISLSLVVGVLAISVPIGVLLGIVAAYAGGWVEQVIMRFNDMLLAVPPLALALAITSILEPNLVNAMIAISFLWWNWHCRLIYRLAKSLVTEDFVEAARLSGASHWHIISKEILPNCIAAISVKTTLDAGFVILFGATLSFLGLGVQPPTPDLGTMVSTGSSYLPEYWWEAIMPGLAILYAILGFNLLGDGLRDFFDVEV